The region TATCGACAATCCACTCTTAATTGGGGGGAAGAAATTCGATCTTCGGTTGTATGTGCTAATCACTTCATTTCGACCCCTAAAGGCATATCTTTTCAAGCTTGGATTCTGTCGATTTTGCACAGTAAAATACGATACTAGTATTCAAGAACTTGACAATATGTATGTTCATCTGACAAACGTGTCTGTACAAAAACATGGAGTGAGTTTGAGGATTTGATACAAGCGTtagaatacaaaaataaaacgagcatatgataaaataataatcacagCACGTGTTGGAACTGATATCATGTGAATTGAATTTAGGATGAATACAATAGCTTACATGGTGGGAAAATGAGTGTACAAAACTTGAGATTGTACTTAGAAAGTACTCGAGGAAAGTCTGTGACAGAAAAACTTTTTGCTAATATTTCTTGGTGTATCGTACACTCTTTAAAAGCTGTTGCTCCGGTAATGGCAAACGATCGACACTGCTTTGAGTGCTATGGCTATGATATTATCATTGACAATAAACTAAAGCCATGGTTAATAGAGGtcagtcaaaaaaaaaaaaaattaatagtttTTAATACCATGATATATGAGGTAGACGTTCTGAATTCTTTGATTAACCAGGTTAACGCATCACCATCTTTAACTTCCACTACGGTGAACGATCGAATTCTAAAGTACAAATTGATTGACAACATTATATCAGTAGTCGTTCCTCCCGACGGTGTACCTGAGTAAGTCATATTGATCATTTAATTTGATATCAAGTCAATTGAGGTATCGTAGATTAGCaagttttttattccattcacAATAGCGTCAGATGGAATAAGTGTCCGTCGCCTGAAGCTATGGGGAATTTTGAGTTACTCCTGGATGAAGAATTAGCAGCCCAGGACGAGAGAGACAACCCTACaggaaaatttcgaaatcaaTCAAACAAATGGAAATAAAGTATTACATAAGGGAATTGGATTCGTTTGCAAAACAGTTGTAGCTGAACCTCACTTCTTATTTCTTTGGATAATAAAGCagatattcatattttcattattattaatattactatTACTGAATCTACTTGTAACGTACTTTGGTAAATAGTATTGCCGCTAATGCGGCAAATGTTGAACGGTGAATTAATTACAAACAAACGCATTTGAAATACACTTAACGAATTGTTGAATTGATTCAGAATTCTAATTCTGCTTCCCTACTTAGAATGAATGCTGATAATAATTAGCAATACTATGATTTAAAATACATtaacaaaagttttatttattatctttatattcttataaatattttagttATAATGATGTGATGCGATGATGGCAAACATACAAAATATAGGTCATAATTTCAGTCTTGAATACTaaacgagaataaaaattgaatcagaAATCTTGCTCAAAATACTACCAGTGGAAttatagaattgaaaaatttcttaaatatcatattaaattttttcgagattttgcgattttccaATCAACTTCAATGTTACAGAAGTTTCAATACAAAGTATATACATACCATGGCACAGttatatgaattttaattacgTCACAAGAACAATCCCATGTTCAAGTTTGTGCATCACTACCttcgcaaaaattaatatttcaattttgggTATCACGAGTTTCGCACCAATTATAAAATGATCTTTGAAGAAAGTGGTGTTCAAGAATCAGTTTAATTGAACGGAACTGAACTATTTTTAATAGCGTACTGAAATatataatgatgaaaaaaataaatttcagtgCTATCAGTGTTACGTAAATCACAATTTGTCCATACAAGTTTACAATCACGTAAGATTCTCGAATAATGCTGACGGCAGTATAAAGTTAGTTATACAAACactaatttgaagaaaaatttttagttctgGCTGGAGTAGCTATCCAATTATTTCGTGAGTTATGTTTTCGTGTCCCAtatttgaagatatttttcttgaataagTTTCCTTGGATAATCAGAATAATTCGTAAAAGACGGAGCTTTTTTGAAAACGTGCAGTTACATGTCAATAAACACGAATATTGTAGCATTAAttgcattatacatatatctatgtcTATTGTCAGCCTCGGCTGGGAATGCAACAAGACTGCACAAGGCAAACTTGTGAAAGATAGTGTCACTTTTAGAAAAAGAAGTCATATTGtcagaaaaaggaaaagaatagACTAATCTTGATAAATTCAAaaggttttaaaattttataggTATAGTTATATTATTTAGTCTTCTAACATGATTGTGtaatagaaaattcaaatacccCATAAACATGTATCCAATTCAGCCTTTGGTTCTATGCTGGGAAGGTAAGCAACATAGAATACGGATGTGTGTCTATGATAATAACATGCTCGATTATGAACCCAACTAAAGTACGGATTTAGATTGTATATCACAATAAACGGAGTATAGTAAAAAATTACGGATTAGATTTACACAAGGACGACAACCTTGTCATGTCCGCGTCATGTAGGCTGATTTTGGTTGTAACTTAAGTTAATACGAagtaatttacaattatttatacccTTTAGAAGTAAGCTTATACATATCTACAGGCTCACACGCACATTCGTCAGCTTGCACtcgtacaatatttacaatggCCACTATGAACTATGTGTACAAGTGTCCATACTGCTGTACAAACAAATCCTGTACACAATTAGACCAAATCGTATCTACCAGGCACAATGGTATTGGCTTTGTACAGGTGGGTAAgttatctatatgtatatttgcaCTTTATGAATTAATTACACTAAATTCTGTACGTACGAATTTTGCATTTACTCCCGTCATATCGCTCTCACAAGCGAAGCGTGTCTCATGGTTTGAGTAAAGCTCGAATTAGCAGATGAATGCAGTCGAATAGCTGCCATTACCGTTTGTCAAATCTGGAGATCTACACCTCGTATCAAGGCAGTATCATAAAATTACATGTTTACTCAAGGTACCGGAGACGGCGGTGGAGGTAACGGACTAAAATACGTTGAAGACCTAGAACTAGGTGAAGGCGGACAGCTCATAGCAGCATCACTGTGACTGTAAGATCGAGGTGTAGGAGGAGGTGGAAATGGCTCACTTTCATACCTATACCGTGCAGGGTAATTGCTGTCAGACTCATCGCAGACGTCAGTACTGCACGGTGTCGGAGGCGGTGGTTGATTAATTTGTCTATAATGGCGATAAGGTCTGTATCTAGATGCATTACTACTAGAGTATCTTGTTGAGTTAGCTGTAGTAGCCGGACTAGGAGGAGGGTTTAACGTCTCCTGAGGGTAACTGCCAGCCGAGCTTCCTCTCGTAGAGCTCGATGCGCCAGTTATATGACTACGATCGTAGCTCGAGCCAATGCTACTTCCGTTCAAATTTGACAATCTGACAGTCTCCATAACAGGCTTAAAAtcttttcttccatttttctgGATAGGCATTGATTTTATGTTAACTCTCCCATGTTTAGGAGAGAGTGGCTCACCTGCTGAATCGTGTAAAATGTCTGGCAGGCCTGCGTTGTTACGTCTTCTTCTGCAACAACAATAACCCACGCCTGCCAATATGATTATAAATATCACTAAAGGAGCACCAACTATATATATGCCGTGCCCAAATGCTATCAGCATTGCACCATTCTGCTTAGGAATAGCTGCTGTAGAAATAGCTGCTGTAGGAATAGCTGCTGTACAAGGTGGTGATGTTTCGTCGCTACCGTCCGCACAGTCATCCCAACCATTGCAAAGCTTTGATCTTGATATGCAGACCCTTGTTGTTGTACACTGAAATTCTCTAGATTGACAACAGTGGGCTTCATCGATCCCGTTGACACAGTGTGGTGTACCATCACAAACCCAGGACATAtctgaaatttacaaatttaaacAATACTGCCCTAGTTAGTTGGTAGTTTAATAGAATGTACTTGTTTAATGGGATATCAAACCTACAAGTATTTAAAAAGTTCAAACACTGCTTCCAAAATACCTTAGCATTGATAGTATgagcgaacaaaaaatttctgcgtgcctctaattgtaagacgttaaactgaaaaaagaattctaACAATCTGAAGAcaaagaatagaaattgtaTCACAATTTATTTGTAAGTGCGAAACTAAAATTCTCACCAGAGCACATTGCAAATTTATGTTTGATTCTTACCAATGCAGTGTCCATTCTGACATTTGAATTGATCTTGTCTACATGGTGGACACCCTAGTTCATCATTACCATCAGGGCAATCACTTTGGCCATCGCAACGCCAAGTAGCTGGTATGCAATTTTTAGCAACAGTTGAGCATGTAAAGTGTTCAGCACCACAAGCTGCAGTTGCTCTGCAAGTTCGACCATCATCCGAGAGTACAAGTGATTGGGGACAAGAACATCTAGGTGATGAAATTCCAGTACAAAAATGAGAACAACCTCCGTGGTTATTGAGCGGACTGCAAATGTGCGATTCCATTACTTTATCATGTGGAGTTCTTACAGAAACCAGGTCGATAATGTGATGACGATTgggtaaagttttttttcctgctCCTGATGTCTTGTTGACTCTTTCGATCACTTGTCCTTCTCTATCTAACCAATACAGGTAgtcaaataaaattgtcatGTGTGTTACACTGACATATCCGGTGGAAACCAGGACTCTCTTATTCCGGCCTAACAGATCTGCAAACTCGATTTGTCTTCCATGAGTCCAATAGATAAGATCAGAGATGGGATCAACTGTTATGCTCGTAGAAGTTTCCAAGTTAGATGCAATGACTACTCGCTCTTTACCATCCATCAGACTCTGCATGATTTTTACATCACCACTTATATCCGTCCAGAAAAGCAGCCTTTTCTCAGGATGAACTGCTATACTTCTTGGCTTCTCGCCGAGACCCTTCACCACAACTCCCAGCATCGATCCATTGTCTAGCCTGGTGACATTGATTGCATCATTTATTGAGCACGACCAGAACAACAATCTTCCCAAAGGATCTAAAGCTAGGTCAAAGGGATGTCCTGAACTACCAGGAATCACTACCGCCACGTGCAGCTTATTCTCAAGTGTCTTCTTGATCGATTGTATACGACTGTCTATCCAAAAGACATACTGCGTGATGGGATCAAATTCTATGGCgcgaacatttttcaatccttGAACTCTCAGTACAATATCTGGACATTCGTTGGTGTCAGGTAAAAGGCGACCAATAACATTGCGAAGGCTGTAAATTATGAAGGTTTTGGGAGCtgtaaaaagtttgaaaaagatgTGTTAACTGTTTTATGACCCAAGAACTGCGATTTGGTGATAGATTTGAACTCACCGATGCAAGTTTTGTTGTCAGGTGCCAAGCTGTAGTGGGTCGGACAAGCACATTTGTAAGTGGTTGACGGTTTTCCGCCAATTCCTGGCAAAGCTATGCATAAATGACTGCAATATCCATTCTTTTCAGCACATGGATTCCAACCGGATTGTCTCGATGCATGAAAGACCAATAAATCCGTAACGGATTCTAACCGACTATGAATCTTTGTTCGATTCGCCCCGTTCGTCTTGTTGGCTCTTTCAATATCACCTGTATTCCAATCTGTCCAATAAATATAGTCCAGATACTGAGTCACACTAAATGGATAGACTATATTCTGAGTGATGAttgattttctctttttggTCTGTAAATCGTAGCTGTCCACTGCAGGTATGGAAAGATCTGCCCAGTATAAACGACGCTCCAAATGATCGATCGTTAAGCCATGTGCTTGGCCAATGTGAGATAATATCACTGTTCTTCGTGAGCCATCGAGTGCAGCTCTTTCTATGCTACCAACACCCTGCTCTTCCGTCCAATACATGTGCCTGAaagtttgattaatttttcaacaattaggTAACGGTATAACAAATCCGTGGCATCAAAAACTaatacaaaatattaattacccTCTTCCTGGATCCAATGCCAGACATCTGGGTTTGCTAAGGTCTTGCCATATCAAAACACGTCTGCTATACCGATTCCAATGTACAACTTCTATTCTCTGTGTCCCTGTATCGCTCCAATATAAATTGTGGGATATCCAATCGACCGCTAAGCTTTCAGGGGTTTCTAATCCCAAGTCGACGACCCTCTCCATTTTGGAACCGTTCATGAATGCCCGAGTTATCGCTTTTACCTTGATGTCAGTCCAATAAATTCGATTGTCACTCATGTCAAAATCTAAGGCACTGAAAAGCAAGGGACCATTAATTTAATGTGATAATATTTTAGACATCATCGTGATTTACTAAAATGCGATTACAAAGGTCcaaaaataaatggaaagTCCTAATACATTTCACAGGACTCATCGCACGGAAGTTCCAATTACCTTGCATCTTTTACCCCGGTTACAGGTAtgatattatcattattagcATTCTCAATGCTGATTCGTCCGATGTTTTCTTTCCTTGAGAATAAGAGAAACGCGTCAGGTATAACGCAGGTTCGTTCATCCTTGGTCAATTCGTACCCAATTTGGCACGCGCAAACGTAATTATGACCAGGCCTATTCAAGCATAAGTGACTACAGCCGCCGTTGTTAATTGCGCATGGATTGGTCCCTTCAACTATTCCTAAATGTACGGCTTTCAACCCCATGACATCGGGCATTTGATCCACGATGACTTCTCTATCGGCACCAGTCAATTTATGTGCTCGATCTATACTCCTTCTTTGCCAATCCGTCCAGTATAGATAATCTCCTAAAAGGCTTAATCCGAACATATGGGGTAAATTATCAGTGATGACTTCTCTTCGGTCGGTACCGTCCATATTACACACTTCTATTTTATCAGTCTTTGCGTCGCACCAGtatattttcttcctctctaGATCAATTGCAATACCATTCGGCCAAACAATATCTTTAGTAATTAGTAAAATTCTATCGCTACCATCCAAGCTACTACGTTCAATCTTTGGTCTCTTTTCGTTCCAATCTGTCCAAAACATCCAACCCAATTCTGGTGCTAATGCTATAGCCCTTGGTTCGATAAGATCTTCGTTTATCAACACTGTTCTACTTGTTCCATTCAAACGAGCTACCTCTATTCGATCAGTCCCTGTATCGGTCCAGTACAAATTTCTGGCTATCCAGTCGATAGCGATACCGCCAGGATTTTTAACTTCCGTTGTGACAATATCCTCCTGTTCGGTACCATTCAGATTTGTTCTCCGTATACCACAGGCCGCTTCGTCAGTCCAATAGAGCATTTCTTCAACTGGGTCAAAGTCTATAGCAATCGCATATTTGATACCGGTTAAAGGAAGCGGAAACCCTGTGTAGTCTGGCGAATCAAGCGACAGCCGGCATATCTCAGTTCGCTGTACAATGAGAAGAAGTTCCTCAGGTCCATTGGCACAGGTAGTGTTATCAATGAGCTTAACGCCAGTTGGACAGGCACACGTATATCCTGGTGGTTTCGGACTGAGCAGACATAAGTGGGAGCAATTTCCATTGTTGTGCCTGCACGGATTATCGCCGTAAGGTTGCCTCCTTGGATCCCAAACTTCTATGGCACCCGGTATGTATTCACCGTGAAACAATTCTCTGGGGTGACTTTGCCCCTGAATATCGTACGAGTGAATACACCATGTTTGCCAGTCGGTCCAGTACAACTTCTGATCGAAATAAGTGATAGCAAAGGGATAATCCAGTCCTTGGCTGACGACTTTTCTTCTGTTCTTACCGTGATAATCCATAACAGCAATGAACTTCAACCTTCCATCCGACCAGTATACCAATTCTGCCTCGTAATCGATGGTCAAACCATTTGGCCAGAATATATCCTCAGATACGATCACTTCGCGAGTGTTAGGATCACCGTCCATAGCAGCAGTCTCGATCTTGGGCACGTCACCCCAATCCGTCCAAAATAGTATACTTCTCATAGGTACAACGGCAATCGCACGAGGTTGATAAATCTCCGTCCAAAAAAGTACTTTTCTGTGTAAACCGTCGATGCTCGTAACTTCTACAtgctttttttcaccgtctgTCCAATAAAGCTTACCGGTGTACCAATCGCAGGACAAACCCTCGGGCGATATCATGCTTGAATTTACCACTGTAAACTTGTCCCCGGTATACGTGCTGTTTGAATTGACGCACTGTATCACTTCTAGACCACTGTCAGACCAGCACACCAGGTTTCGTTCGTAGTAAAAGTCCAAAGCTGCGCTCTCCTGCGAAAGATCTTTGACGAGAATCGATACTTTGTTGGAACGGGAGACGTTCGCCACCCTGATATCCTTGTAGGTAACGAAAAGGAGCGATGGTGATGCTGAAAcagagaaggaagaaaaaacattaTTCAAAAGAATCACgagtattatcattattgaaGTAGAAATTCCAGTTTCGTTTTCAACGATTGAAGAAAAGGTACGTCTGGTCTAGCTCGAAAAGCTCCAAGCGCATACTCGGTATAACAAGGTGTAACGGTAAGCTGCAGTGGCTGTTGATACAAGCCTCTGACGCGAAGCGTGAATTTTCGTTTGTAAAGGTGAGAAACTTTCGCTTTGACCGGGTAACAAGCAGGGTCTCTCTTTACCT is a window of Neodiprion fabricii isolate iyNeoFabr1 chromosome 6, iyNeoFabr1.1, whole genome shotgun sequence DNA encoding:
- the LOC124185085 gene encoding polyglutamylase complex subunit TTLL1 isoform X2, which encodes MRVTFCTDMDKSVIVYNFEKRGWTQVGPEDDWNFYWAVTQSCRTIFSVETGYRMSDNQTINHFPNHYELTRKDLLVKNIKRYRKDLEREGSLLAERGDGPGKYLHLDFIPVTFVLPADYNMFVEEYRKSPQSTWIMKPCGKSQGAGIFLINKLSKLKRWSREARNPFNPNLTKESYVISRYIDNPLLIGGKKFDLRLYVLITSFRPLKAYLFKLGFCRFCTVKYDTSIQELDNMYVHLTNVSVQKHGDEYNSLHGGKMSVQNLRLYLESTRGKSVTEKLFANISWCIVHSLKAVAPVMANDRHCFECYGYDIIIDNKLKPWLIEVNASPSLTSTTVNDRILKYKLIDNIISVVVPPDGVPDVRWNKCPSPEAMGNFELLLDEELAAQDERDNPTGKFRNQSNKWK
- the LOC124185085 gene encoding polyglutamylase complex subunit TTLL1 isoform X1, encoding MANSVADNKRAVTNNLSTIYGRVPTIGTDKMRVTFCTDMDKSVIVYNFEKRGWTQVGPEDDWNFYWAVTQSCRTIFSVETGYRMSDNQTINHFPNHYELTRKDLLVKNIKRYRKDLEREGSLLAERGDGPGKYLHLDFIPVTFVLPADYNMFVEEYRKSPQSTWIMKPCGKSQGAGIFLINKLSKLKRWSREARNPFNPNLTKESYVISRYIDNPLLIGGKKFDLRLYVLITSFRPLKAYLFKLGFCRFCTVKYDTSIQELDNMYVHLTNVSVQKHGDEYNSLHGGKMSVQNLRLYLESTRGKSVTEKLFANISWCIVHSLKAVAPVMANDRHCFECYGYDIIIDNKLKPWLIEVNASPSLTSTTVNDRILKYKLIDNIISVVVPPDGVPDVRWNKCPSPEAMGNFELLLDEELAAQDERDNPTGKFRNQSNKWK
- the LOC124185085 gene encoding polyglutamylase complex subunit TTLL1 isoform X3; the protein is MFYHILRTINHFPNHYELTRKDLLVKNIKRYRKDLEREGSLLAERGDGPGKYLHLDFIPVTFVLPADYNMFVEEYRKSPQSTWIMKPCGKSQGAGIFLINKLSKLKRWSREARNPFNPNLTKESYVISRYIDNPLLIGGKKFDLRLYVLITSFRPLKAYLFKLGFCRFCTVKYDTSIQELDNMYVHLTNVSVQKHGDEYNSLHGGKMSVQNLRLYLESTRGKSVTEKLFANISWCIVHSLKAVAPVMANDRHCFECYGYDIIIDNKLKPWLIEVNASPSLTSTTVNDRILKYKLIDNIISVVVPPDGVPDVRWNKCPSPEAMGNFELLLDEELAAQDERDNPTGKFRNQSNKWK
- the LOC124185078 gene encoding low-density lipoprotein receptor-related protein 6 isoform X1, which translates into the protein MTRTSLWCILAACILCSIAYCDASPSLLFVTYKDIRVANVSRSNKVSILVKDLSQESAALDFYYERNLVCWSDSGLEVIQCVNSNSTYTGDKFTVVNSSMISPEGLSCDWYTGKLYWTDGEKKHVEVTSIDGLHRKVLFWTEIYQPRAIAVVPMRSILFWTDWGDVPKIETAAMDGDPNTREVIVSEDIFWPNGLTIDYEAELVYWSDGRLKFIAVMDYHGKNRRKVVSQGLDYPFAITYFDQKLYWTDWQTWCIHSYDIQGQSHPRELFHGEYIPGAIEVWDPRRQPYGDNPCRHNNGNCSHLCLLSPKPPGYTCACPTGVKLIDNTTCANGPEELLLIVQRTEICRLSLDSPDYTGFPLPLTGIKYAIAIDFDPVEEMLYWTDEAACGIRRTNLNGTEQEDIVTTEVKNPGGIAIDWIARNLYWTDTGTDRIEVARLNGTSRTVLINEDLIEPRAIALAPELGWMFWTDWNEKRPKIERSSLDGSDRILLITKDIVWPNGIAIDLERKKIYWCDAKTDKIEVCNMDGTDRREVITDNLPHMFGLSLLGDYLYWTDWQRRSIDRAHKLTGADREVIVDQMPDVMGLKAVHLGIVEGTNPCAINNGGCSHLCLNRPGHNYVCACQIGYELTKDERTCVIPDAFLLFSRKENIGRISIENANNDNIIPVTGVKDASALDFDMSDNRIYWTDIKVKAITRAFMNGSKMERVVDLGLETPESLAVDWISHNLYWSDTGTQRIEVVHWNRYSRRVLIWQDLSKPRCLALDPGRGHMYWTEEQGVGSIERAALDGSRRTVILSHIGQAHGLTIDHLERRLYWADLSIPAVDSYDLQTKKRKSIITQNIVYPFSVTQYLDYIYWTDWNTGDIERANKTNGANRTKIHSRLESVTDLLVFHASRQSGWNPCAEKNGYCSHLCIALPGIGGKPSTTYKCACPTHYSLAPDNKTCIAPKTFIIYSLRNVIGRLLPDTNECPDIVLRVQGLKNVRAIEFDPITQYVFWIDSRIQSIKKTLENKLHVAVVIPGSSGHPFDLALDPLGRLLFWSCSINDAINVTRLDNGSMLGVVVKGLGEKPRSIAVHPEKRLLFWTDISGDVKIMQSLMDGKERVVIASNLETSTSITVDPISDLIYWTHGRQIEFADLLGRNKRVLVSTGYVSVTHMTILFDYLYWLDREGQVIERVNKTSGAGKKTLPNRHHIIDLVSVRTPHDKVMESHICSPLNNHGGCSHFCTGISSPRCSCPQSLVLSDDGRTCRATAACGAEHFTCSTVAKNCIPATWRCDGQSDCPDGNDELGCPPCRQDQFKCQNGHCIDMSWVCDGTPHCVNGIDEAHCCQSREFQCTTTRVCISRSKLCNGWDDCADGSDETSPPCTAAIPTAAISTAAIPKQNGAMLIAFGHGIYIVGAPLVIFIIILAGVGYCCCRRRRNNAGLPDILHDSAGEPLSPKHGRVNIKSMPIQKNGRKDFKPVMETVRLSNLNGSSIGSSYDRSHITGASSSTRGSSAGSYPQETLNPPPSPATTANSTRYSSSNASRYRPYRHYRQINQPPPPTPCSTDVCDESDSNYPARYRYESEPFPPPPTPRSYSHSDAAMSCPPSPSSRSSTYFSPLPPPPSPVP
- the LOC124185078 gene encoding low-density lipoprotein receptor-related protein 6 isoform X2 encodes the protein MTRTSLWCILAACILCSIAYCDASPSLLFVTYKDIRVANVSRSNKVSILVKDLSQESAALDFYYERNLVCWSDSGLEVIQCVNSNSTYTGDKFTVVNSSMISPEGLSCDWYTGKLYWTDGEKKHVEVTSIDGLHRKVLFWTEIYQPRAIAVVPMRSILFWTDWGDVPKIETAAMDGDPNTREVIVSEDIFWPNGLTIDYEAELVYWSDGRLKFIAVMDYHGKNRRKVVSQGLDYPFAITYFDQKLYWTDWQTWCIHSYDIQGQSHPRELFHGEYIPGAIEVWDPRRQPYGDNPCRHNNGNCSHLCLLSPKPPGYTCACPTGVKLIDNTTCANGPEELLLIVQRTEICRLSLDSPDYTGFPLPLTGIKYAIAIDFDPVEEMLYWTDEAACGIRRTNLNGTEQEDIVTTEVKNPGGIAIDWIARNLYWTDTGTDRIEVARLNGTSRTVLINEDLIEPRAIALAPELGWMFWTDWNEKRPKIERSSLDGSDRILLITKDIVWPNGIAIDLERKKIYWCDAKTDKIEVCNMDGTDRREVITDNLPHMFGLSLLGDYLYWTDWQRRSIDRAHKLTGADREVIVDQMPDVMGLKAVHLGIVEGTNPCAINNGGCSHLCLNRPGHNYVCACQIGYELTKDERTCVIPDAFLLFSRKENIGRISIENANNDNIIPVTGVKDASALDFDMSDNRIYWTDIKVKAITRAFMNGSKMERVVDLGLETPESLAVDWISHNLYWSDTGTQRIEVVHWNRYSRRVLIWQDLSKPRCLALDPGRGHMYWTEEQGVGSIERAALDGSRRTVILSHIGQAHGLTIDHLERRLYWADLSIPAVDSYDLQTKKRKSIITQNIVYPFSVTQYLDYIYWTDWNTGDIERANKTNGANRTKIHSRLESVTDLLVFHASRQSGWNPCAEKNGYCSHLCIALPGIGGKPSTTYKCACPTHYSLAPDNKTCIAPKTFIIYSLRNVIGRLLPDTNECPDIVLRVQGLKNVRAIEFDPITQYVFWIDSRIQSIKKTLENKLHVAVVIPGSSGHPFDLALDPLGRLLFWSCSINDAINVTRLDNGSMLGVVVKGLGEKPRSIAVHPEKRLLFWTDISGDVKIMQSLMDGKERVVIASNLETSTSITVDPISDLIYWTHGRQIEFADLLGRNKRVLVSTGYVSVTHMTILFDYLYWLDREGQVIERVNKTSGAGKKTLPNRHHIIDLVSMFLSPITCTLG